From a region of the Oncorhynchus keta strain PuntledgeMale-10-30-2019 chromosome 13, Oket_V2, whole genome shotgun sequence genome:
- the LOC118392532 gene encoding globoside alpha-1,3-N-acetylgalactosaminyltransferase 1-like, whose translation MRFFTKIRPSITLPLFGIVLLGVLVLTYCYSSFGEVKNKDVRILEVLGLCQQDPVNFRRDNCSCRTRDMLSPQGLLYKQPSVLKGRTNVVTVTPWLAPIVWEGTFNPLIVDSIYKPMHLSIATTVFAVGKYVRFLRDFLETAEKHFMVDFKVHYYIFTDRREDVPAVVLAPGRNVTIIPVPGSNRWQEISSRRMEMIQTAIENQIGKEVDYIFCLDVDTKFHGRWGAETLSRLVATIHPGYYEHTHEHYPYERRPASRAYIPAGEGDYYYGGATIAGYVRDVHKLTKYCREQLEADAANSIEAAWQEESHLNRYLLYNKPTKILSPEYLWQDFKAKNNEVQIIRFSQVNKNYAEVRPNVKKRK comes from the exons ATGCGTTTTTTCACAAAAATCCGTCCTTCCATCACTCTGCCACTTTTTGGAATCGTACTTTTGGG AGTCCTGGTTTTAACATATTGTTACTCATCATTTGG TGAGGTGAAAAATAAGGATGTCAGAATTCTAGAAGTTTTGGG GTTGTGTCAGCAGGACCCTGTCAATTTCAGGCGGGATAACTGTAGTTGTAGGACCCGGGACATGCTGTCCCCACAGGG ACTCCTGTATAAGCAGCCCAGTGTGTTAAAGGG GCGCACCAATGTGGTAACTGTTACCCCTTGGTTGGCACCAATTGTCTGGGAAGGCACCTTTAATCCCTTGATTGTTGACAGCATTTACAAGCCTATGCACCTCAGCATTGCCACAACTGTCTTTGCTGTTGGCAA GTATGTGCGCTTCCTGCGTGACTTCCTAGAGACTGCCGAGAAGCATTTCATGGTGGATTTCAAAGTGCACTACTACATCTTCACTGACCGGAGGGAAGATGTGCCAGCGGTGGTCCTCGCGCCCGGTAGAAATGTAACCATCATCCCAGTTCCTGGCTCCAACCGCTGGCAAGAGATCTCCTCCAGGAGGATGGAGATGATCCAGACCGCCATCGAGAACCAGATAGGCAAGGAGGTGGACTACATCTTTTGCTTGGATGTGGACACGAAGTTCCACGGACGGTGGGGGGCAGAAACATTGAGCAGGCTGGTGGCCACTATTCACCCAGGTTACTATGAGCACACCCACGAGCACTACCCTTACGAACGCCGTCCTGCCTCGCGGGCCTACATCCCCGCGGGGGAAGGAGACTACTACTATGGAGGCGCCACCATCGCTGGCTATGTGAGGGACGTGCACAAGCTGACAAAGTACTGCCGCGAGCAGCTGGAGGCCGATGCCGCCAACTCCATCGAGGCGGCATGGCAGGAGGAAAGCCACCTGAACCGATATCTTCTTTACAACAAGCCCACTAAGATTCTGTCTCCGGAATACCTGTGGCAGGACTTCAAGGCCAAGAACAACGAGGTGCAAATAATCCGCTTCTCTCAGGTCAACAAGAACTATGCAGAGGTTCGGCCCAACGTGAAGAAAAGAAAGTAA